In Pseudomonadota bacterium, the sequence TCGACTCGATTACCCTACCTGCGATGCAGCACTTGAGTGCCGGCGAGGTTCTGGGCCCAGAATCCCTGGCCCTACCAGCCCGGCAACCCATCGGACGGCTCTAGGAGGATAGACGACATGGCAGCTCTTGCGCACCAATTCGAGGAGGGCGGACCGGGGATGTACCCCATCCTGCTCTGGCAGATCATCGCTATCGGCGTGATCGTCGAGCGCGCCATCTACCTTTACAAGTGCTCGATCAACCGGGACGTTTTTCTCGCAACCATGCAAAAGTGCATCCTCGCGGGTGACGTGGGCCGGGCAATCAAGCTGTGCTCCGCGGCGAACGCACCACTGGCGCGCATCGTCAAGTCCGGCCTGATGAAGGTCAATCGCCCAGATACCGAGGTCCAGGCAGCCATGGACGAACAGGCGCTCAAAGAACTGCCACTGATCGAGCACCGCACACCCTATCTGGCTCTTCTGGCGAATCTGGCCATGCTCTCGGGCTTGCTCGGGACCGTGTGGGGTCTGATCGTCGCCTTTGGCGCCGTGGCCAACGCGGACGCCGCGTCCAAGGCCACGATGTTGGCGAAGGGGATCTCCGAAGCCATGAACTGCACGGCCTTTGGCTTGTTCGCCGCGATCATCGCCTTGCTCGGCTTTGCGGTCCTGAACGGTAAGACACAAACGTTGCTCGACGACATCAACTCGGCGACGGTCCAGGTCGTCAACTTGGTTGTGAATAACCGCTCGCGCATCAACCTGGAAGGCGTCGAAGCCGCAGCGTAACACAACGGGGCGCCGTCGCGGCGGGAGACCCAGGTCGGTCGCCCGTTGCGCCGGACGGTCCCAGGAACGGTACACAGCATGGGCGGCATAAGCGTTGGCGGGGGCGGACACGGTGGCAAGAAGTCGGTCGACTCGGAGATCCCGTTGATCCCGTTCATCGATCTACTGCTGTGCTGCATCATGTTCTTGCTCGTCACCGCGGTATGGAATCAGCTTGCGCGACTCAACGTCAATCAGCAGCAGCCGGGTACGACCGCCCCCAACGAGCCGCCGCCCGAGGAGAAGATCAGGCTGATTCTGCAGGTTCAGCAGACGGGTTATGTGCTGGCCTCGAGTGCCGGTGACCGCATCGAAATCCCCAAGATCGGCGATGCCTACGACCTGGCAGAGCTGCACACCAAGCTTCAGGAACGCAAGAAGCTCGAACCGAACCGAAGGGATCTGATCGTCGCGCCAGAGGACGGCGTCCAATACCTGGACGTGGTGACAGCGATGGACACGGTCGTCGGCGAAGGCTTTCCGGACATGTCGCTTTCGGACGGATCCACCCTCTAGGAACAGGTATAGCTAGGAACAGGTATAGCCGTGGCCGTTGGAAAACCTGACAAAGTCCTGCTGCACAACATTCCGCTGCGCTTCATCAGGAAGCGCGTGACCGGCGGCGGTCGCAAGCCAACGGATCACAGCATTCCGCTCGTGCCCTTCATCGACTTTTTGATCGTGCTGGTGGTGTTCTTGCTGGCATCGTTCAGCGCATCGGGCGAGCTGTTGGCGCAGCAGCCGAACCTGAAGATGCCCAGCGCCCTGAACACGACTGCATTGGAAATCTCTCCCGTGCTGGCGATCAACCCGATTGTCGTCACGCTGGACGGGCGGCGCATGGCCGATACGCAGACGCTGGCGCAGTCACCGCAGGTCGAACGCATCGAGACGATCATCCAAGACCTCGAAATGCTGAAGCGTAACTGGGCGATCTTGCATCCGCAGCAGCCCTTTCCTGGTCAAGTCATCGTGCAGGCGGACGTGGGGATCGATTTTCGCGTCGTCAAGAAGGTCATGTTCTCGGCAGCCCAGGCCGGGTACGCCAACGTGAGCTTCGCCGTCAACAAGAAGGGCGAGTAGGCGCGCTTGGCCTCGCCGGCAAGCGGCTCTCGTTCAACAGGCGACAGGTCCGGTCACATCGGCACGGTTACTCGGCTCACACCCGCCCGCTACGAGCAGCTGGGATCCGAGCCCTTCATGCCGCGGATTCCGTGGAAGTCCATGAGCATCGGCCTGGCAGCGGTCGTAGCCTTGGTTTCCGCGTACTGGTACAAGGAACAACGCAAGGCCGAGGCCCTGCGCGCGGCCATACTTCAGGTTCACGAACACGAGCTGAGCCGGGTAACGCGGCGCTATCGGCCGTTTCGCAGAAAGCTCGAAGACCGCATTATCGCCGCTGCCGCAAGGGCACCCACCGACTACGCCGACCCGCGTCTGGGCGTGGCAGCCCTGCATACCGGCCGGGGGCTGTACTTGCGGTTGCACATATCACAAGCAGCCAATCGCCGCAGCGTTTCCGAGGGCGCGAGGCAGATGAACGCGGACGCCATTCCCGCGTGCCTGGGGTTGGCCCCGGCGTCGGCCCGGGGCCTTTTCGAACAGGGCGCGTTTCTCGGCGAGGCATGGATCGAAGAAGCCCGCACCACAGACAGCGTGGCGCGCCTGCGGGTGATCGACGACGAGCTCGCACGACGCATCCGGCGCGACCTTCCGAGTGTGATGGAGCTGCTTCAAAGCGACTGGTTTCTGCTGGTGCTGCAGCACGGCCGGAAACGAGCCGACGCGGCGGTGGACGTATTTCTCTGGGATCTGCGCCAGGGGAGCAAGCTGCTGAGCGCACGCGTGCAGCCCCGGGGAGAGCTCCTGCCTTTTCGCTTCGTGACGAAAGGAGCGCCTGCCGCACCCCGAATCAAGCCGAGCCTGCGCTCGGCCGGCGCGACGGACTGCTCGATCGCAGCCCAAATCAAGGAGCTCGCCGGCGAACCGGTGCTCAACCTCCAATCGCGTGCCACGGTTCAACGCTAGTACCCTCTGCTAGCCCGCATCGGTGTCAGGTTGGGATGGCGTCGGGGCTTGCGCATCTGTCTTGACCCCGGGCACGGACGACTTGCTGTGGTCGCTGGATGCGGCTTCCTCCTTGGCGTCTCCGGCATCCTCGACGCCGGCGTCCTCATCGTCGTCGAACAGGCCTGCCATGATGTCGTCTTCGGGCTCGTCAGAAGCCCGCGGCAGCTCGTCATCGCGGCCGGACAAGGGCTGTTCGACCGCTCCGCCGTGCCGGCCCAGACTGCGCTCCTCGTCCACGTCGATTAGGCTTGGAAGATAGGTCGACAGCCAGGGCACGTAGGTCACGATCAGCAGTGCGACCACCAGGATGCCAATGAAGGGCAAGACGGACCTATACAAATAGGTCACGGGCTTTTCGAAGCGGATGCTCGATATGAACAGGTTGATGCCGACCGGCGGCGTGAGGTAGCCAATCTCGAGGTTGAGCAGGAAGATGATCGCCAGGTGGTAGGGGTCGACCCCATAGGCATAGGCGAGCGGAAGGATCAAGGGCACGACCACGACGATGGCCGAGAAGATGTCCATCAGCATGCCCACGAACAGCAGAAAGACGTTGAGCACGAGCAGGAAGGCCACCGGTGAGGTGATCACGCTCTCCATGAGCTCGACGAGCTTGGTCGGGATCTGAGCCTGCACGAGCCATCCGACGAAGCCAATGGCGGTCGCCAGAATGGCGAGGATCGCACCCACGAGCGTCATGGATTCGCGCACGATTCGAGGTAGATCCTCGCGGATGCTCACGTCGCGGTAGAGCAGGACCTGAGTGAGCAGAACGTAGACCGCCGCGAATGCGGAGGCTTCGTGGATCCGGAAAAGCCCAAACGCGAGGCCTCCGATCAGCCAGATGGGAATTGCGACCTCCCACCCGGAGACCCAAAGCGCCTTGAGCGCTCGCGACAGGTTGAAGGGCGTGCTCGGCACGTGAGCGCGTGTGCCTACGAACCCGGCGTGGATCACTAGCGCGAGCACCGTGATCACGCCTGGCAATATGCCGGCCAAGAGCACCTTGTCCACCACGAGGCCGGCTATGAGCCCGTAGAGAATCAGCGGCACACTCGGGGGAAAGAGCAAGCCCAGCGAGCCGCCAGCAGTGATCAGGCCCAGCGAGAAGCGCTCCGGGTAGCGTTCGCTGATGAGCGCCGGCAGGAGCAGACCTCCGACCGCGATGATGGTCACGCCGCTGCCGCCCGTGAAGGTCGTAAAAAAGGCCGAAGCCATCAGGCACACGGCTGCGAGTCCCCCGGGCATCCAGCCCAGCCAAGCCTTCGAAAGCTCCACCAGCCGCCTCGGCGTGCCGCTTTCCGCCAGCAGGTAACCGGAGAAGGTGAAGAGCGGAATCGTCATCAGCGTGGGCGAATCGGCGAATCGGGCGCTGAAGACATCGATCGCGACCGAAGCCATCGTGCCCTCGGGCAAGCTCATGAAAAGCGCAATGGACGCGGCCCCAAAAATGGCGTACAGGGGCGCCCCAAGGAGCGCGAACACCACAAGCGCGACAGCGATCAGGGTCAACAGGTGCCTCTCACTCCTCGTCCTTGCGGTCGTCGGCCTTCGCTCGTGTCTCCGGCTTGTCCGGCGCCGGCCCGTCGCTGGGCGGCTGCCCGCGCCCGGCATCCTCGCCGAGCTCTTTGGGCACGGCAGGCGCCGGAGGAACGCTGCTGACCGACGAAGGCACGCCGCCGGCAGGTGGCGGCGCCAGTGAAGTTCCAGAAGAGCGCAGGGCGATCTCCTTGTCGGCAGTCACGATGGCGTCCGGTCCGCCCGCGAGCACCGCCAGAGCGCCTGCGCCACGGCCGAGCATCCGCAACGACATGACGAAGAATGCCACGGGCACGATCACCTGAAAGGCCGCACCCGGAGTCTCGGCCGGCACTCCCACTGCGTTGTAAAGCGCCCGAAGCGCACAGAAAGCGCTCGGGGCGTCGAACTCGAGCTGTGCGAGCAGCTCGAACGAGGCATCGCACACGTGCATCGAGCCCTCGTTGCCCAGCACCTCGTATTCCATCGGCCGCTCGGTCAGGTTCAGTTTGACCGCTGAAAAAAAAGCGTAGGTCAGCCCTAGGGTCACGACTCCGCCGAGCAGGTTGACGATGGCCCGCATGATCCATCGAGGCTTTGGCGGCGCGATGCGGGACAGGATGTCGATACCGATGTGTTTGTCGCCGTGGCTCGCCAACGAAGCCCCCAGAAACGCGAGCCAGAGCGTGGCCTTGCGCAGAAAAGAGTCCGCCCACTCCATGTCGGTCAGAAGCGCGCTGGCCCATGCGATGTCGTAGTAGGCGAGATTGCGGACTCCAGCCTGAAAGCCGGCCATGAGCACCATGGCGAGCAGCACTGCCACGGTGAGCGCGCCCTCTCCCCAGGCCCAGGCGCGATCCAGACGACGGACAAGATTCATGGTCTCGAGGCCAGGAGAAGCAACACAGCCAGCGGGGCTTGGAGCCTGTGACGCGGGCAGGTCATGTTGCCACGAACCCTCAGGGTCCGCGCAAGAATGACCCTAGTAGAAATACTCATCCATCTGAGCGAGCAGGCGCCCTGCGCGACGCCGCGCAATCTTGTTGGACAGCCGATACTTGGACACGTCGCCAGCCTCGATCACCTCCATCAACAGCTTGTGAAACAGCTTGCGGTCCTGCAGCGCGACGGCGCAGTCCTCGGCCATGCTCACCAGGATGAGGTGGTTGTTGCGCTCGCTCGAGCGGGCGGCACGCTGCATGAGCTTGAGGCCGACTTGTGGCCGCCCGCCCGCAAGCTTGGGCACACTGCACTCGATCGTGCCGAGCAACGAAAGGCCGCGTGCTCCCGTAAGCTCCGGATCGAGCTCGACCGAGCGTTCCACGACCGCCCGGGCAAAGGGCAGATCGGCGGCGGCGGCCAGGCCCTCCTCCGACGCGATCATGGTAGCGAGCCATGCGGTGCCAGCGGTGAGCAGCACCTCGGAGTCCTCGCCCTTGTCGAAAAAATGGTAGTCAAGCCACTTCTTGAAGGCGTCGAGACCGCCGGCAACCGCTTCATCGAAGTCGCGATCGCGCAGCCGCAGCATGCGCTTGGCGAACAACAAGGCGCGATCGTACATCAAGCCCGCACGGCGATTGAGGTGCTCCGCCCGATCGAACTGCCCCGCGATCTCGGCCGCATGCGCTTGTTCCCGCACCCAACCGGTGGCGTAGGCCACGTAGGCGTCGATGATAGTGAGCATGAGCGGCTCGTAATCCGGCGCTAGCTCCACCGCGCTCTCAAGCTGAATGATCCCATAGGGAAGCGAAAGCCCTGCGAGCTCGGGATCCCAGTGCTGCATGATGCCTGTATCGGCCTCGCGCACGGCGTCGACTTGCCCCTTCGCAAGCGCGCCTCGCAAGTCGCAGCCCCCAGCCACAAGCGACAACACACCAGCCATGAGCAGCGCGGCTACTTTGGGTAACGCGAGCCTAAGCATCGAACGTTCCGCCAGCCCTCGACGCCAATCGATCACAATCCCTGGCAAGCGCTACTAGTACCTGTCCAGGCTCGAGCTTGTCAACGCGTCGTGCCGAGCAAGCTGTACACCCCGACCGGCGTACGTTCACCTACACCCGGGGCTCGTCCAGGAGACGCCGCGAGCTCGCGGCGAACGGGTTCGCTTGACGTGCCCCGCGGCAGCGCGAATGCTGCCGGGATGCCGTCGCGCGCTGCACTTGGGTTGGCCCTGCTGCTCGTTTGGCTCGAAGGGGCACAGGCTGCAGTGGTCCGCAAGCTGAGCCTCAGACAGCTGGTCACGCAAGCCGAGCTGATCGCCATCGTGCGCCCCCTAGCCCATGTTTCCCGCTGGGATTCGAATGGCCGCATTGTCACCTACGTAAGCCTGAGGATAGAGCGCATGCTCAAGGACGATCGCCCGGACCGCCGCGAGGTCCGGGTCACCGTCCTGGGCGGTTCCATAGGCGAGCTTGGTCTGGTCGTGCCCGGCGCAGCGCGTTTCCCGGCGGGCCAGCGCTGCATCGTGTTCCTGTACTCGCACCCGAACGGCGGCCTTCGAGTCGTGGGCATGTCTCAGGGAACCATGCCGATCCGAGAGCAGGCACAGGGCCCCGTCGTCACCCGGAGCACCAGCGGCCTCGCGTTGCTCGGGGCGGACGGGCAGATACACGAAGCGGATGCCCAAGAGCACAACACCCGAAGCCTCAGTGAAGTGGTGGCGCAGCTTGTCGCGCTGATCGGCGCATCGGGCTAGCCAAGCTATAGCCATGGCTACACTCGAGCTAGGGCTCACTCGGGCTTGGGCTCGACACGCTCGCGGATCATGAACTGTACGCGGCGATTGCGCGCACGGTTGCCCGCCGTGATGTTGGGTGCGAGTGGGCGCGTAGCACCGTAGCCCTTGGCCTCGAGGCGATCCGGCTTCACACCCGCATTGACTAGCCAGCTGCGCACCGAGCCGGCTCGGTTTTGCGACAGTCCGACATTGTAGCTGTCGGACCCGACGCTGTCCGTGTGGCCCTGGATTTCGATCCGCTTGAGCTCGGGATGCCTCAAAATGATGTCGGCGATCTGCCGCAGCAGCGGCGTGCTCTTGTCCCGGATTTCGTGGCTGTCGGTCACGAAGTGGATCTTGCGCCGGATGTTGATGCGCTTTCGTGTCAGCTTGACCAAGGCGCGCTTTGGCTTGGGCACGAGCGCGATTACGGGCGTGGCGGTCTTGCGTGCGACCACGGTGAACTGCTCGAGCTCGATCATGAAGCCCTCGGCATCCACGCGAGCCGTGTACTCGCCGGGAGGCAGTTCAGCGAGCTTGAAGGCCCCGGTCACATCCGAGGTGATGGTTCGTTGCGCTGGGCCCGAGATGTCGATCTTGGCGGTCAGCACCGGCCCTCCCTTGGCATCCACCACACGACCCTGCACGTCGCCAACGCGGGGCTTCGCCACAAGCTCGCAACGCATCTGCACTTCTCCCCCCTCGCCCGGAATCACGGCGGCGCAGTCGGCCGGCTCGTAGTCGGGGTGCGAGACGCGCACGATGACTTCCCCTGGATCGAGCTCGTAGCTGACGAAGGCGCCGTTTTCGAAGGTCTGCTGAAGGCTGAAGTCTCCGTCCTGGTATTGCACTGTTGCGCCGGAGACTCCGATCTCGGCACCCTTTTCGATCACACTGCCTTGGATTCGCCCCTTGACGGAAGGCGCCTCTACTGGCTTCGCCACCTCCACTCTGCGAACGATCGGTTTCGGCAGGCGCGTGTCGTACGCGTAAGCTAGGGCCAGCATCAGGTTGTAGGGGCGGTTCGGCGACAGCTCGCGAACGAATTTGGACGCACCCGTCAGCCCGCCTTCGAAGGCGAGCAGGAAACCGAGCCCGCGTACGGGCGGCAGCACACGCAGGCCCAGCGTCAGCGTCATCGGAAACGCGCCCAGGCCGGAGCCCTTGAGGCAGCTGTCGGGGCCCCCCGCCCGGCCCCGGTTGGGCCCGTTGACGATCAGGCAGCTCCAGCCCTGCCGATTGACCGGCATGCCCATGCTCCATTCCAGCAGCGGGTGAAGATAGAACGCGGAACCCGCCCGTAGCGGAGCCTCGAAGCCGAGCGACAGCGTCAACATGTCCGTACGGTTGATGCCCAACGCGAACCGCTCGATGCGTGTTAGCAGATGGATGTCGTTGAATCGCTGCTCCGGGTGGCTGGTTTGTCCAAGATCCCGGTAGATGCCGAAACGCCGCTCCTCAACGCTCTGAACGAGGTTGGCGGAATTGTCGAAGAAGTAATCGAGATTCAAGCGCACGAGCAAGGGAACACCTCCGCCGACCCGCCGCATGTCTGCCGTGGCGTTGCCGCGCAGACCAAAGCTCGTGCCCTTGAGCACCACGCCGATGTCCCCGACCGTATTGAGCAAGACGAGCCGCAGGTCCCCTCCCAGCGTCAGCCAGGACAGCACCGGGCTGAACGCCTTGACGCCGAAGGTGCTGTCGCCGAGCACCTGGAACAAGGCGGGCTCCTCGTTGGAGTTGCTGTTGGCGTGGTTGGCGATCGAAGCGTAGAGCTCCAAGAAGCTCGCCGGCGTGTAGTTCAATGCAAGCGTGCCAGCGATGAACTGGTTCGTATCGGCGGCGTCGAGGAAATCGCGCGAGCGAAAGAACTCGAAGGTGAGCTGGGTACGTAGTGCATCCACGATACCTGAGCCGGCGTCCGTGATTCGAAGGCCACCGGTTGGACCCCCCCAG encodes:
- a CDS encoding TRAP transporter TatT component family protein, with protein sequence MLRLALPKVAALLMAGVLSLVAGGCDLRGALAKGQVDAVREADTGIMQHWDPELAGLSLPYGIIQLESAVELAPDYEPLMLTIIDAYVAYATGWVREQAHAAEIAGQFDRAEHLNRRAGLMYDRALLFAKRMLRLRDRDFDEAVAGGLDAFKKWLDYHFFDKGEDSEVLLTAGTAWLATMIASEEGLAAAADLPFARAVVERSVELDPELTGARGLSLLGTIECSVPKLAGGRPQVGLKLMQRAARSSERNNHLILVSMAEDCAVALQDRKLFHKLLMEVIEAGDVSKYRLSNKIARRRAGRLLAQMDEYFY
- a CDS encoding OmpA family protein; this encodes MGIRDSIRRAQVFGVALLLVSASAARAQPDEFDDSFGDDAFGDSPQQDPFGDAGEGEESFDSEFEDAFEGYETPPEAGASEIGQGPDEAAQGGGDRVETTGPGGARMFRAHTTWGGPTGGLRITDAGSGIVDALRTQLTFEFFRSRDFLDAADTNQFIAGTLALNYTPASFLELYASIANHANSNSNEEPALFQVLGDSTFGVKAFSPVLSWLTLGGDLRLVLLNTVGDIGVVLKGTSFGLRGNATADMRRVGGGVPLLVRLNLDYFFDNSANLVQSVEERRFGIYRDLGQTSHPEQRFNDIHLLTRIERFALGINRTDMLTLSLGFEAPLRAGSAFYLHPLLEWSMGMPVNRQGWSCLIVNGPNRGRAGGPDSCLKGSGLGAFPMTLTLGLRVLPPVRGLGFLLAFEGGLTGASKFVRELSPNRPYNLMLALAYAYDTRLPKPIVRRVEVAKPVEAPSVKGRIQGSVIEKGAEIGVSGATVQYQDGDFSLQQTFENGAFVSYELDPGEVIVRVSHPDYEPADCAAVIPGEGGEVQMRCELVAKPRVGDVQGRVVDAKGGPVLTAKIDISGPAQRTITSDVTGAFKLAELPPGEYTARVDAEGFMIELEQFTVVARKTATPVIALVPKPKRALVKLTRKRINIRRKIHFVTDSHEIRDKSTPLLRQIADIILRHPELKRIEIQGHTDSVGSDSYNVGLSQNRAGSVRSWLVNAGVKPDRLEAKGYGATRPLAPNITAGNRARNRRVQFMIRERVEPKPE
- a CDS encoding TRAP transporter small permease; translation: MNLVRRLDRAWAWGEGALTVAVLLAMVLMAGFQAGVRNLAYYDIAWASALLTDMEWADSFLRKATLWLAFLGASLASHGDKHIGIDILSRIAPPKPRWIMRAIVNLLGGVVTLGLTYAFFSAVKLNLTERPMEYEVLGNEGSMHVCDASFELLAQLEFDAPSAFCALRALYNAVGVPAETPGAAFQVIVPVAFFVMSLRMLGRGAGALAVLAGGPDAIVTADKEIALRSSGTSLAPPPAGGVPSSVSSVPPAPAVPKELGEDAGRGQPPSDGPAPDKPETRAKADDRKDEE
- a CDS encoding biopolymer transporter ExbD, translated to MTGGGRKPTDHSIPLVPFIDFLIVLVVFLLASFSASGELLAQQPNLKMPSALNTTALEISPVLAINPIVVTLDGRRMADTQTLAQSPQVERIETIIQDLEMLKRNWAILHPQQPFPGQVIVQADVGIDFRVVKKVMFSAAQAGYANVSFAVNKKGE
- a CDS encoding MotA/TolQ/ExbB proton channel family protein: MAALAHQFEEGGPGMYPILLWQIIAIGVIVERAIYLYKCSINRDVFLATMQKCILAGDVGRAIKLCSAANAPLARIVKSGLMKVNRPDTEVQAAMDEQALKELPLIEHRTPYLALLANLAMLSGLLGTVWGLIVAFGAVANADAASKATMLAKGISEAMNCTAFGLFAAIIALLGFAVLNGKTQTLLDDINSATVQVVNLVVNNRSRINLEGVEAAA
- a CDS encoding biopolymer transporter ExbD, coding for MGGISVGGGGHGGKKSVDSEIPLIPFIDLLLCCIMFLLVTAVWNQLARLNVNQQQPGTTAPNEPPPEEKIRLILQVQQTGYVLASSAGDRIEIPKIGDAYDLAELHTKLQERKKLEPNRRDLIVAPEDGVQYLDVVTAMDTVVGEGFPDMSLSDGSTL